A window of Bacteroidota bacterium contains these coding sequences:
- a CDS encoding T9SS type A sorting domain-containing protein: protein MNLKINGLSFLLFICMNCAAQLPYLVKDTNPGTANGLTYGYSPYFYNGVHLFVPNQSATGNELWRTDGTTAGTYLIKDIYTGSTSSNPSSFFEFNGEIYFSATTALNGKELWKTNGTAAGTMLVKDIMSGSGNGINTFTVCWQHNGFFYFTAYSSFSTDNELWKSDGTTAGTTKVYDIYSGTAGSYPSNFVEFNNQLFFSADNGTNGKELWKTDGTTAGTALVRDILVGTGDGLSNFFSCWQKNGYLYFVATSLASSDFEIWKSDGTALGTSKLKDICIGPNGSYPHTFFEFNGQLFFSADNGSIGDELWKTDGTAAGTSLVKDILSGTGTGLNNLYVIWEHNGFFYFVATGSSASDYEIWKSDGTTAGTTKLKDIYPGTTGSSPGNIYEFNNTLYFTANNGTNGDELWKTDGTTAGTTLVKDIYAGTGDGLNSLYVFWVHNGFFFFIATSSSSSDYEIWKSDGTAAGTTKLKDINLGTSGSSPGNFYEFNNQLYFGADNGINGKELWKTDGTTAGTLMIKDIFTGVSSNDSDPYFFASYNGFVYFRAATLIYTNYEIWKSDGTAAGTSMVLDIYPGTSSANPNSFSILNNTYLMFSATNASAGSELWAFNMVGIANDIALKTDELDFAVYPNPAKDIITVRASEPGLTIQLFDLNGKLINETVSQENSSQIDVSACSSGMYFVRCRNKTSVINRKIIVE, encoded by the coding sequence ATGAATCTAAAAATAAATGGCCTATCCTTTCTGCTTTTTATATGTATGAATTGCGCCGCTCAATTGCCCTATTTAGTGAAGGATACTAATCCCGGTACAGCAAATGGACTTACGTATGGCTATAGTCCTTATTTTTATAATGGAGTGCATCTTTTTGTTCCAAACCAAAGTGCAACAGGCAATGAACTTTGGCGGACAGATGGAACTACAGCTGGTACTTATTTAATTAAAGATATTTATACCGGTAGCACCTCCAGTAACCCCAGTTCCTTTTTTGAATTTAATGGTGAGATTTACTTTAGTGCAACTACAGCGCTCAACGGAAAAGAGCTTTGGAAAACTAATGGAACTGCAGCTGGGACAATGCTTGTAAAAGATATTATGTCAGGAAGTGGTAATGGAATTAATACGTTTACGGTATGCTGGCAGCACAATGGTTTTTTTTACTTTACTGCTTACAGTTCATTTTCAACCGATAATGAGTTATGGAAAAGTGATGGTACTACAGCGGGAACAACAAAGGTTTATGATATTTATTCAGGAACAGCCGGTAGCTATCCCTCTAATTTTGTTGAATTCAACAATCAACTCTTTTTTTCAGCCGACAATGGTACAAATGGAAAGGAACTTTGGAAAACGGATGGAACAACTGCTGGTACTGCGCTAGTAAGGGATATTCTTGTTGGCACCGGTGATGGGTTAAGCAATTTCTTTTCATGTTGGCAGAAAAATGGCTATCTGTACTTTGTTGCAACAAGCCTTGCAAGTAGTGATTTTGAAATTTGGAAAAGTGATGGAACTGCGCTTGGAACCTCTAAATTAAAAGATATTTGCATCGGCCCAAATGGCAGCTATCCTCACACTTTCTTTGAATTTAATGGCCAATTATTTTTTTCAGCCGATAACGGAAGCATTGGTGATGAGCTCTGGAAAACAGATGGTACAGCAGCAGGTACTTCGCTTGTAAAGGATATTTTATCAGGAACCGGCACAGGCTTAAACAATTTATATGTTATTTGGGAGCACAATGGTTTTTTCTACTTTGTAGCCACAGGCTCCTCCGCAAGCGATTATGAAATTTGGAAAAGCGATGGAACAACTGCCGGAACAACGAAGCTAAAAGACATTTACCCTGGTACAACCGGAAGCAGTCCGGGCAATATTTATGAATTCAACAACACGCTTTATTTTACTGCCAACAATGGAACTAATGGTGATGAGCTTTGGAAAACGGATGGAACTACTGCAGGAACTACCCTTGTTAAAGATATTTATGCAGGAACCGGCGATGGTCTTAATTCGTTATATGTATTTTGGGTGCATAATGGCTTTTTCTTTTTTATTGCAACCAGTTCTTCTTCTAGCGATTATGAGATTTGGAAAAGTGATGGAACTGCCGCCGGAACTACCAAGTTAAAAGACATTAACCTCGGCACAAGTGGAAGCAGTCCGGGTAATTTTTACGAATTTAATAATCAGCTTTACTTCGGCGCTGATAATGGAATTAATGGAAAGGAATTGTGGAAGACAGATGGCACAACAGCTGGAACACTGATGATAAAAGATATATTCACCGGGGTTTCTTCCAATGATTCAGATCCTTATTTCTTTGCTAGCTATAATGGATTTGTCTATTTTAGAGCTGCTACACTAATTTATACCAATTACGAAATATGGAAAAGTGATGGCACTGCCGCTGGAACAAGCATGGTGTTGGATATTTATCCAGGAACTTCAAGTGCAAATCCCAATTCATTCTCAATACTTAACAATACCTATTTGATGTTTAGCGCTACTAATGCATCTGCCGGTAGTGAACTTTGGGCATTTAATATGGTTGGAATAGCAAATGATATTGCGCTAAAAACGGACGAGTTGGATTTTGCGGTTTATCCTAATCCGGCAAAAGATATTATAACGGTGCGTGCTTCTGAACCTGGGTTGACGATTCAACTCTTTGATTTAAACGGCAAACTCATAAATGAAACAGTTTCACAAGAAAATAGCAGCCAAATAGATGTGAGCGCATGCTCATCGGGAATGTATTTCGTACGATGTAGAAATAAAACATCTGTAATCAACCGAAAAATAATTGTGGAATAA
- a CDS encoding DEAD/DEAH box helicase, with amino-acid sequence MTFRDLNLNTALLNALDDLGFTKPTTIQQRAFAPIMAGNDVLGIAQTGTGKTIAYLLPLLRQWKFAKKRNPEIIVLVPTRELVVQVVEEVEKLCKYTDVIVTGAYGGTNIKTQIMAITPGVDIIIATPGRLMDLLLNATIQAKYIKKIVIDEVDEMLNQGFRTQIKTIFDLLPERRQMLMFSATITEDVQVLIDYNFNTPVRIEAAPTGTPLVNIEQIGYTVPNYTTKINFLEHLLASDKSMTKVLIFASSKRLADDIHTRIESKFPDQLAVIHSNKAQNTRFKTVADFESGKCSILIATDLIARGLDVSEVSHVINMDVPAVAENYIHRIGRTGRADKKGISITFITAKDLENKAKVEALMGIEIPMQEMPSEVEVSTFLTPEEMPQISMKIIEVKKPKVIPKGKSHHEKLDKNKKVNIKVSREDAKKKKYGKRYKKEYRK; translated from the coding sequence ATGACTTTTAGAGACCTCAATTTAAATACAGCCCTTTTGAATGCCTTGGATGATTTAGGTTTCACAAAACCTACCACCATTCAACAGCGTGCATTTGCACCCATTATGGCAGGTAACGATGTTTTAGGAATTGCGCAAACCGGCACCGGTAAAACAATTGCTTACTTACTTCCGCTTTTACGCCAATGGAAATTTGCGAAAAAAAGAAATCCTGAGATTATTGTGTTGGTTCCAACCCGCGAGCTAGTGGTTCAAGTAGTGGAAGAAGTTGAAAAGCTGTGCAAATACACCGATGTTATTGTAACAGGTGCGTATGGCGGAACCAATATCAAAACACAAATTATGGCCATCACTCCGGGAGTGGACATTATTATAGCTACTCCGGGTCGCTTAATGGACTTATTACTCAATGCCACTATCCAAGCCAAATACATCAAAAAAATTGTAATTGATGAAGTGGACGAAATGCTTAATCAAGGCTTTCGCACACAAATAAAAACCATTTTCGATTTATTGCCGGAAAGACGTCAAATGCTGATGTTTTCAGCAACTATCACCGAAGATGTGCAAGTTTTAATTGATTACAATTTCAATACTCCCGTGCGCATTGAAGCCGCACCAACCGGCACACCGCTTGTAAACATTGAACAAATTGGCTACACGGTTCCGAATTACACCACTAAAATCAACTTTCTGGAACACCTGCTTGCCAGCGATAAAAGCATGACTAAGGTGTTGATATTCGCTTCCAGCAAGCGATTGGCCGACGATATCCATACCCGAATCGAAAGTAAATTTCCGGATCAATTAGCAGTGATTCACTCGAACAAAGCGCAAAATACACGATTCAAAACAGTGGCCGATTTCGAAAGCGGAAAGTGCAGCATTTTAATTGCCACCGACTTAATTGCCCGTGGATTGGATGTTTCCGAAGTCTCACATGTTATAAATATGGATGTACCTGCGGTGGCTGAAAATTACATTCATCGAATTGGCCGCACCGGAAGAGCCGATAAAAAAGGAATCTCTATCACTTTTATCACCGCTAAGGATTTAGAAAACAAAGCCAAAGTGGAAGCCCTTATGGGGATAGAAATCCCTATGCAGGAAATGCCTTCTGAAGTTGAAGTTTCGACATTTCTCACCCCCGAAGAAATGCCTCAAATCAGCATGAAAATTATTGAGGTAAAAAAACCGAAAGTAATTCCCAAAGGAAAATCACACCACGAAAAATTAGATAAAAACAAAAAAGTGAATATTAAGGTAAGCCGCGAAGATGCCAAGAAAAAGAAGTACGGCAAACGTTATAAAAAGGAATACCGAAAGTAA
- a CDS encoding KTSC domain-containing protein gives MKRIIESRKLFNINEETDLSQLKLIYRNLMKQWHPDKFREGDEQAAEAESKSKSIIEAYHFLVSVSPETHASYSEEYNSTTNTCGIADFEYKGTTLKVNFTDGSVYEYFSIPRNIYIKLVNSATQARFARRHIFTSYLYRNVSKSAVAA, from the coding sequence ATGAAACGAATTATCGAGTCGCGCAAATTATTTAACATTAACGAAGAAACCGATTTAAGTCAATTAAAATTGATTTATCGCAATTTAATGAAACAATGGCATCCCGATAAATTTCGCGAAGGCGATGAGCAGGCTGCTGAAGCAGAATCCAAAAGCAAAAGCATTATCGAAGCATATCACTTTTTAGTTAGCGTTTCACCCGAAACACATGCTAGTTATTCTGAAGAATACAATTCCACTACTAACACCTGTGGTATCGCTGATTTCGAATACAAAGGCACAACCTTAAAAGTTAATTTCACCGATGGCAGTGTGTACGAGTATTTTAGTATTCCACGCAACATTTATATCAAACTTGTAAACTCCGCTACACAGGCGCGTTTTGCAAGACGTCACATATTCACAAGCTATTTGTATCGCAATGTTAGCAAAAGCGCTGTTGCCGCTTAA
- a CDS encoding tetratricopeptide repeat protein, with amino-acid sequence MNLLQVRTKNLLLSILFLLCHFIALSQSKEAWNERARQNLDAKNYVGAIENYTDLLKIYPNDSIAYFDRAMVKHLAKDYLGAVADFTTAIGMDSSSPDNYYLRGIAQCKLKNYTEAISDFDKSLSLEPENADVHYFKGLANAALHQYNQAIAENELAIKLGTDRVSESFRNSALANAKMHQYKSAKEVCKKSREYKQEQKIKTNNSTAPCWCHLRPQRKSFD; translated from the coding sequence ATGAACTTACTTCAGGTGCGAACAAAGAATTTACTTCTTTCGATACTCTTCTTGCTTTGCCATTTTATCGCGCTAAGCCAAAGCAAAGAAGCATGGAATGAACGAGCACGCCAAAATTTAGATGCTAAAAACTATGTTGGTGCAATTGAAAATTATACTGACTTACTAAAAATCTATCCCAATGATTCTATAGCCTATTTTGATAGGGCAATGGTAAAACATTTAGCAAAAGATTATTTAGGAGCTGTTGCAGATTTCACCACTGCAATTGGAATGGACAGTAGCAGTCCCGATAATTATTACCTCCGTGGAATAGCACAATGCAAATTAAAAAATTATACAGAAGCCATTTCCGATTTTGATAAATCACTTTCTTTGGAACCTGAAAATGCGGATGTACATTATTTTAAAGGGCTTGCCAATGCTGCATTACATCAGTATAATCAAGCCATAGCCGAAAATGAGTTAGCCATAAAATTGGGAACCGATAGGGTGTCTGAAAGCTTTAGAAATAGTGCTTTGGCAAATGCTAAAATGCACCAATACAAAAGTGCAAAAGAGGTGTGCAAAAAAAGCAGAGAATATAAGCAGGAGCAAAAAATCAAGACAAATAATAGCACTGCACCTTGCTGGTGCCACCTTCGCCCTCAGCGCAAAAGCTTTGACTAG
- a CDS encoding DEAD/DEAH box helicase has product MSFSSLGLSSALLKALEAKNLIQAFPIQQIAIPAILEGKDLLGIAQTGSGKTAAFVLPILDSLQKRNLSKNRHINVLVLVPTRELAVQVKEVFQTFGSTLPIRVKSMAVFGGVSINPQMMGLQGVNVLIATPGRLLELVDSNAVHLSEISTLVLDEADKMLNLGFKKEVNRIVSLLPVIRQNLLFSATLSPDLSTIKDILLKNPVIIKTEVPVENIDLIKQSAYAIADEKKGPLLRFLIQKQEMKQVLVFTSSVYKADNVADKLRKNGLDAIAIHSKKSQGARMDALSKFKAGSLRVLVATDLMSRGIDVPFLPYVINYELPRSPKDYVHRIGRTGRAENPGEAISFIAPEEEHHFKVIQKKMGKQVERIDGNILNEIKKVSNP; this is encoded by the coding sequence ATGTCATTTAGCTCCTTAGGTTTATCTTCTGCATTGTTAAAGGCATTGGAAGCTAAAAACCTTATTCAGGCCTTTCCCATCCAACAAATTGCTATTCCGGCTATTTTAGAAGGGAAAGATTTATTGGGTATTGCGCAAACCGGTTCCGGCAAGACAGCGGCATTTGTTTTACCCATTTTAGATAGCCTTCAAAAAAGGAATTTATCTAAAAACAGACATATAAATGTGTTGGTGCTTGTTCCCACGCGCGAGCTGGCAGTGCAAGTAAAAGAAGTATTTCAAACCTTTGGCTCAACGCTTCCCATTCGCGTTAAGTCAATGGCAGTATTTGGTGGTGTATCAATCAACCCCCAAATGATGGGCTTGCAAGGTGTTAATGTGTTAATTGCAACGCCCGGAAGATTACTGGAATTAGTTGATTCCAATGCCGTTCATCTTTCCGAAATCAGCACTTTGGTGCTGGATGAAGCGGATAAAATGCTGAATCTTGGATTTAAAAAAGAAGTCAATCGCATTGTTTCATTACTTCCGGTTATTCGTCAAAACCTACTCTTTTCAGCTACTTTGAGCCCTGACTTAAGTACAATAAAAGACATCCTGTTAAAAAATCCGGTGATCATTAAAACAGAAGTCCCTGTTGAAAACATCGATTTAATAAAGCAAAGCGCATACGCTATTGCAGATGAAAAAAAAGGGCCCTTGTTGCGCTTCCTGATTCAAAAGCAGGAAATGAAGCAGGTGTTGGTATTTACCTCATCTGTGTATAAAGCAGATAATGTGGCGGATAAATTGAGAAAAAATGGGCTTGATGCAATTGCCATCCACAGCAAAAAAAGCCAAGGTGCACGTATGGATGCCTTATCCAAATTTAAAGCAGGAAGCTTGCGCGTATTGGTTGCAACCGATCTTATGTCACGCGGAATTGATGTTCCTTTTTTACCCTATGTTATAAATTATGAATTGCCCCGTTCGCCAAAAGATTATGTGCACCGCATAGGAAGAACCGGTCGCGCAGAAAACCCGGGTGAAGCCATTTCATTTATTGCGCCCGAAGAGGAACATCACTTTAAAGTGATTCAAAAAAAAATGGGCAAACAAGTTGAACGGATAGACGGGAATATTTTAAATGAAATTAAAAAAGTGAGCAATCCTTAA
- the ppsA gene encoding phosphoenolpyruvate synthase has protein sequence MNTARVMELDQVGMNDVELVGGKNASLGEMLKNLSSLGIKIPNGIVITVNVYREFLKFNDLENKIKFLIGEIDFDNIESLRRNGLQIRQLIQNGRFPKELSEEIIQAYYKLSATYNQEITDVAVRSSATAEDLPDASFAGQQETYLNVRGPASLIDAVRNCFASTFTDRAISYREHKHYDHFLVGLSVCVQKMVRSDLGISGVAFSLDTESGFKDVVVINASYGLGELIVQGTISPDEYIVFKPLLKEGKPAIIERKLGIKDKQMVYGEGGNERVKIIGVEKPLQQKFALSKEQILQLSKWVMTIEEYYSNLRAKWTPMDVEWAIDGISKELFIVQARPETIHSQKDHSKIIEYKISDENRYQKEILKGIAVGDNIGSGKVNILYSLDKRVFSEGHEFQAGSILVTDMTDPDWEPIMKKASAIITNKGGRTCHAAIVARELGVPAIVGCGNATELLMQDQLITASCAEGDAGIVYDGEIQFEKTEFDLHNLPDVKTAIMLNVASPGLAFQFSHLPNKGVGLAREEFIINNYIQVHPLALMQHRELNDAELTKTILQKIEGFENEEDFFIHKLSYGISKIASAFYPNKVIVRFSDFKSNEYFNLLGGKYFEPHEENPMIGWRGASRYYSDAYKKAFGWECKAIKKVREEIGLTNVVVMVPFCRTVEELHKVTEVMNEYGLKRGDNGLELFLMAEIPSNIMMAEEFGKHIDGFSIGSNDLTQLTLGLDRDSSLVAHLYDERNPAVKRMLKMLIETAKKNNVKVGICGQGPSDYPDFAQFLVELGIDSISVTPDSVIKTYKAIHAVENRA, from the coding sequence ATGAATACAGCAAGAGTAATGGAACTTGACCAAGTGGGTATGAACGATGTGGAATTGGTGGGTGGTAAAAATGCGTCTTTAGGTGAGATGCTTAAAAATTTAAGTTCCTTAGGAATTAAAATCCCAAACGGAATTGTAATCACTGTGAATGTTTACCGCGAATTTTTAAAATTCAATGATTTAGAAAATAAAATAAAGTTTTTGATTGGTGAAATCGACTTCGACAACATCGAAAGCTTACGCAGAAATGGTTTACAGATTCGTCAATTGATTCAGAATGGGCGCTTTCCAAAAGAACTCAGCGAAGAAATTATTCAAGCATATTATAAATTATCTGCCACTTATAACCAAGAAATAACTGATGTGGCAGTCCGCTCCAGCGCTACTGCCGAAGATTTGCCGGATGCCTCTTTTGCCGGTCAACAAGAAACCTATCTTAACGTTAGAGGTCCTGCATCACTAATTGACGCTGTACGAAATTGCTTTGCCTCCACTTTCACCGACAGGGCTATCAGCTATCGGGAACACAAGCATTACGATCATTTTTTGGTTGGACTTTCTGTATGTGTACAAAAAATGGTGCGCTCCGATTTAGGCATTTCCGGCGTGGCATTTTCATTGGATACTGAAAGTGGATTTAAAGATGTGGTGGTGATTAATGCCTCTTATGGTTTGGGCGAATTAATTGTGCAAGGAACTATCTCACCCGACGAGTACATTGTTTTTAAACCGCTGCTTAAAGAAGGAAAACCTGCAATAATTGAACGCAAACTGGGCATCAAAGACAAACAAATGGTGTATGGAGAAGGTGGTAATGAACGCGTAAAAATTATTGGTGTTGAAAAACCGCTACAACAAAAATTTGCTTTGTCAAAAGAGCAAATATTGCAGCTCTCAAAATGGGTAATGACGATTGAAGAATACTATTCCAACTTAAGAGCCAAATGGACACCGATGGATGTGGAATGGGCCATTGATGGGATAAGTAAGGAACTATTTATTGTGCAAGCCCGACCCGAAACCATACATTCTCAAAAAGACCATTCCAAAATTATTGAATATAAAATTTCGGATGAAAATCGATATCAAAAAGAAATATTAAAAGGAATTGCTGTTGGCGATAACATCGGAAGCGGAAAGGTAAATATATTGTACTCGCTAGATAAACGTGTGTTTTCAGAAGGGCATGAATTTCAAGCAGGTTCCATTTTGGTCACCGATATGACAGATCCCGACTGGGAACCTATTATGAAAAAAGCTTCTGCAATTATTACCAACAAAGGCGGTCGTACTTGTCATGCAGCAATTGTAGCGCGCGAATTGGGCGTTCCTGCTATTGTGGGTTGTGGCAATGCAACTGAACTATTAATGCAAGATCAACTCATTACTGCAAGCTGCGCCGAAGGTGACGCAGGCATTGTTTACGATGGTGAAATACAGTTTGAAAAAACAGAATTCGATCTTCATAATTTACCCGATGTAAAAACTGCCATTATGCTTAACGTTGCATCACCTGGGCTTGCATTCCAATTTTCGCATTTACCAAATAAAGGAGTAGGATTGGCGCGCGAAGAATTTATCATCAACAATTATATTCAAGTGCATCCCTTGGCATTAATGCAACACCGTGAGTTAAACGATGCAGAACTCACCAAAACTATTCTTCAAAAAATTGAAGGCTTTGAAAATGAAGAAGACTTTTTTATCCATAAGTTATCCTACGGCATAAGTAAAATAGCCTCTGCATTTTATCCCAATAAAGTCATCGTGCGCTTTTCCGATTTTAAGAGCAATGAATATTTTAATTTATTAGGCGGAAAATATTTTGAACCGCACGAAGAAAATCCAATGATTGGTTGGCGCGGTGCTTCCCGCTACTACTCTGATGCCTACAAAAAAGCATTTGGCTGGGAATGCAAAGCCATTAAAAAAGTGAGAGAAGAAATTGGTTTAACAAATGTGGTGGTGATGGTACCTTTTTGCAGAACAGTGGAAGAATTGCACAAAGTAACAGAGGTAATGAACGAATACGGATTAAAAAGAGGTGACAATGGATTAGAATTATTTTTGATGGCCGAAATCCCCAGCAACATTATGATGGCCGAGGAATTTGGAAAACACATCGATGGCTTTAGTATCGGCTCAAATGATTTAACGCAATTAACGTTAGGGCTCGATCGCGACAGTTCGCTTGTGGCACACCTCTATGACGAAAGAAATCCTGCTGTGAAACGCATGCTTAAAATGCTCATTGAAACTGCTAAAAAGAACAATGTGAAAGTGGGCATCTGCGGACAAGGACCTTCTGACTATCCTGATTTTGCACAGTTTTTAGTGGAATTGGGTATTGATAGTATTTCGGTAACACCAGATAGTGTTATTAAAACTTACAAAGCCATTCATGCAGTGGAAAATAGAGCGTAA
- a CDS encoding FAD:protein FMN transferase: MKKYYRTLFIGIVIATKLHGQVEPIKLEGNAQGTTYHITYYDSKQRNFGPEIEKILQDFDKSVSTYLPTSIISRINSNEGKVKVDAYFMTCFNKAKEVWLNTDGAFDPTVYPLVNAWGFGPGKKQKMEQAKIDSILQFVGFDMIELKGNRVVKKDPRVALDFNAFAQGYSVDVISDFLSAHTIEAFIVEIGGEVYAKGKKPNGENWTIGIEKPIDNQQSANPLKATVKLENLAIATSGNYRRFTIIDGIKYAHHIDPKTGYPTKNNLLSASIFSKECISSDANATGVLVMGLDRAKIFLKAHPELQAYLIYSDEFGNYQVYETPGLKAILTETTE, translated from the coding sequence ATGAAAAAATATTATCGTACACTATTTATTGGAATCGTTATCGCAACTAAGCTTCATGGTCAAGTGGAGCCTATAAAATTAGAAGGAAATGCACAAGGCACCACGTATCACATAACTTATTACGATAGTAAGCAACGAAATTTTGGTCCTGAGATTGAAAAAATTTTGCAGGATTTCGACAAGTCAGTTTCCACTTATTTACCCACTTCTATCATTTCTCGAATCAATTCTAACGAAGGGAAAGTTAAGGTGGATGCTTATTTTATGACTTGTTTTAATAAGGCCAAAGAAGTATGGTTAAATACAGATGGAGCATTTGATCCAACCGTTTACCCCTTAGTGAATGCTTGGGGATTTGGTCCTGGAAAAAAGCAAAAAATGGAGCAAGCAAAGATTGATTCTATTTTGCAATTTGTAGGTTTTGATATGATTGAATTAAAAGGAAATAGAGTGGTGAAAAAAGATCCGCGTGTAGCACTCGATTTTAATGCCTTTGCACAAGGATACTCGGTGGATGTAATTTCAGATTTTTTAAGTGCGCATACTATTGAAGCGTTTATTGTGGAGATTGGAGGAGAGGTGTATGCAAAGGGAAAAAAGCCCAACGGCGAAAACTGGACCATTGGAATTGAAAAGCCAATCGACAACCAACAAAGTGCAAATCCGCTTAAAGCGACAGTAAAACTCGAAAATTTAGCCATAGCCACATCCGGCAATTATAGAAGGTTTACTATTATTGATGGCATAAAATATGCACACCACATTGATCCAAAAACAGGATATCCAACTAAAAATAATTTGCTCAGCGCATCCATTTTTTCGAAAGAGTGTATTAGTTCAGATGCCAATGCCACTGGGGTTTTAGTTATGGGTTTGGATAGGGCAAAAATCTTTTTAAAAGCGCATCCAGAATTGCAAGCTTACTTGATTTATTCAGATGAATTTGGAAACTATCAGGTGTATGAAACACCGGGATTAAAAGCTATTTTAACGGAAACAACAGAGTAA
- a CDS encoding ATP-binding cassette domain-containing protein, producing the protein MIQLQNLSMSYSGKTVLTSINQDFELHRIYGIVGLNGAGKSTLFNVLSAAVKAQEGQILFNGKPLHYKDIAYLETVNYFYSRITGNEYLTIFKQSNPEFNLVSLQEYFKLPLDELIETYSTGMRKKLALLGILKQDKSIYLFDEPFNGLDMETNKVLEIIIQTLKQKGKTIFISSHIIDPLLHLCDSIHYLEHGIFTKNYSKENFHKIEEELFSRLKREAQVIISKSI; encoded by the coding sequence ATGATTCAACTTCAAAACCTAAGCATGAGTTATTCCGGTAAAACGGTTCTAACTAGCATTAATCAAGACTTTGAACTTCATCGCATTTACGGAATTGTAGGATTAAACGGAGCCGGAAAATCAACTTTATTTAATGTGCTATCTGCTGCTGTGAAGGCACAAGAAGGTCAAATTTTGTTTAACGGCAAACCCTTGCACTATAAGGATATCGCTTACCTCGAAACGGTAAATTATTTTTACTCGCGCATTACCGGCAATGAGTACCTCACTATTTTTAAGCAAAGCAATCCCGAATTCAATCTGGTATCTCTACAGGAATATTTTAAGCTTCCGCTTGATGAGTTGATCGAAACCTATTCAACCGGAATGCGAAAGAAGCTGGCTTTACTTGGCATACTCAAACAAGATAAAAGCATTTACTTGTTTGATGAACCCTTTAACGGATTGGATATGGAAACCAATAAAGTGCTCGAAATAATAATCCAAACTTTGAAGCAAAAAGGAAAAACAATTTTTATTTCCTCACACATCATTGATCCCTTGCTGCACCTCTGCGACAGCATTCATTATCTCGAGCATGGAATTTTTACTAAAAATTACTCCAAAGAAAATTTTCATAAAATTGAAGAGGAACTTTTTAGTCGCTTGAAACGAGAAGCACAGGTCATTATTTCAAAATCAATTTAA